In Nitrospira sp. MA-1, one genomic interval encodes:
- a CDS encoding class I SAM-dependent methyltransferase, with protein MMPNPSHSSSLKTPPAWLCELPKKDPWSRPFAESLLTHLNLFEGATILDVACGDGIPAFYLAHHVGPGGRVVGIDANHAQLIRARAVQGPYFPWLKFGHGDVRTLPPELGQFDRITGNLSFMFFRPHRLEALQQLARFLKPGGQLVLTFPSLGTFDSLWKRVDREMTQQGLTKEREKFADYLAERPSALDARTWLETCGLINIDVTEYPLEVQTGPGQEFLYHPLLRGGFLDDVYECFADQTLADQFMYTISLDTQSFVPLFAQRCVMAGWLPEK; from the coding sequence ATGATGCCTAATCCTTCTCATTCGTCCTCGCTGAAGACCCCGCCGGCATGGCTCTGTGAACTGCCGAAAAAAGACCCCTGGTCGAGACCGTTTGCCGAAAGCCTCTTGACCCATCTGAACCTCTTTGAAGGCGCCACAATACTGGATGTGGCCTGTGGGGATGGGATTCCTGCTTTTTATCTCGCTCATCATGTTGGACCAGGTGGCCGAGTCGTCGGAATTGATGCCAATCACGCCCAACTCATTCGCGCCCGCGCCGTTCAGGGACCGTATTTCCCCTGGCTGAAATTTGGGCATGGGGATGTCCGAACGTTGCCACCCGAACTCGGCCAATTTGATCGCATCACGGGCAACCTTTCATTCATGTTTTTTCGGCCTCACCGCCTGGAAGCCCTTCAGCAATTGGCTCGTTTTCTCAAGCCTGGAGGGCAATTGGTTCTCACCTTCCCCTCCCTTGGAACCTTTGATTCTTTATGGAAACGCGTGGACCGGGAAATGACCCAACAAGGGCTCACAAAAGAGCGAGAGAAATTTGCGGACTATCTCGCCGAACGGCCTTCTGCGTTGGATGCCAGAACATGGCTGGAAACCTGCGGGTTGATCAACATTGACGTGACCGAATATCCCCTGGAAGTGCAGACCGGTCCAGGCCAAGAGTTTCTGTATCACCCGTTGCTCCGTGGGGGATTTTTGGATGATGTCTATGAATGCTTCGCCGATCAAACATTGGCAGACCAATTCATGTATACGATTTCCCTCGACACACAAAGCTTCGTGCCGCTCTTCGCACAACGCTGTGTCATGGCTGGTTGGTTGCCCGAAAAGTAA
- a CDS encoding M28 family peptidase yields the protein MNTSRWVVMAGTLFVVCAGGWYGMIWMPGSSYQGALPLATDETRDLEQKLHTHVHMLSIQIGERNLFHYDKLLLAAEYIRDEFKAAGYDVLDQKFDVSGNICENIEAEVPGTDRREDILVIGAHYDSVKGSPGANDNGTGIAAMLVLARQFAQSPVSRTLRFVAFSNEEPPFFQTTSMGSRVYAQRSRQQNERIILMLSLETIGYYSEAPNSQRYPPPLSLIYPSKGNFIGFVSNIGNRDWVQKAVGFFRQHTQFPSEGAALPELLPGVGWSDHWAFWQEGFPALMVTDTALFRDPNYHTSNDTPDHIHFGHLARVVTGLQHVIRDMANQP from the coding sequence ATGAACACCTCACGGTGGGTCGTCATGGCGGGAACGTTGTTCGTTGTGTGTGCAGGAGGATGGTACGGAATGATTTGGATGCCGGGGAGTAGTTATCAAGGAGCCTTGCCATTAGCGACCGACGAAACACGTGACCTGGAGCAAAAACTCCACACCCATGTCCACATGCTGAGCATTCAAATAGGAGAACGCAATCTCTTTCACTACGACAAACTCCTGCTTGCAGCCGAATATATTCGCGATGAATTCAAAGCAGCCGGATATGATGTCCTCGACCAAAAATTCGACGTTTCCGGAAACATCTGTGAAAACATCGAAGCGGAAGTACCCGGCACGGATCGACGTGAAGACATCCTGGTCATTGGCGCGCATTATGATTCGGTCAAGGGGAGTCCCGGCGCGAATGATAACGGGACCGGAATCGCAGCAATGTTGGTCCTAGCCCGGCAGTTCGCCCAATCCCCTGTTTCTCGCACCCTCAGGTTTGTAGCCTTCTCCAACGAGGAACCCCCCTTCTTTCAAACCACAAGTATGGGGAGCCGCGTATATGCCCAACGCAGTCGCCAGCAGAATGAACGCATTATCCTCATGCTCAGCCTTGAAACAATTGGCTACTATTCTGAGGCACCGAACAGCCAAAGATACCCACCACCGCTCAGTCTCATTTACCCATCAAAGGGAAATTTCATCGGTTTTGTGAGTAACATTGGGAACAGGGATTGGGTGCAGAAGGCGGTAGGATTCTTTCGGCAGCACACCCAATTTCCCTCAGAAGGGGCCGCGTTACCTGAATTGTTGCCCGGAGTGGGCTGGTCGGATCATTGGGCATTCTGGCAGGAAGGATTCCCTGCCCTTATGGTCACGGATACCGCTCTATTTCGAGATCCGAATTACCACACCTCGAACGATACCCCTGATCACATTCACTTCGGCCACCTCGCACGTGTGGTCACGGGACTGCAACATGTCATCAGGGATATGGCCAACCAACCATGA